The proteins below come from a single Tachypleus tridentatus isolate NWPU-2018 chromosome 13, ASM421037v1, whole genome shotgun sequence genomic window:
- the LOC143236189 gene encoding cytochrome P450 3A19-like, which produces MEVAIPKGTIVQIPIYAIHHDPKYYPEPNIFDSERFLPENKKRRHPDTYLTFGAGHRNCLGMRFALLEAAPR; this is translated from the exons ATGGAAGTCGCGATACCAAAAGGGACCATCGTCCAAATTCCTATCTACGCAATTCACCATGACCCAAAGTATTATCCTGAGCCTAACATCTTCGACTCGGAAAG GTTCCTTCCAGAGAACAAGAAACGTCGTCACCCTGATACTTACTTAACATTTGGTGCTGGTCACAGGAACTGCTTGGGAATGAGATTCGCTTTGTTAGAAGCCGCTCCCCGCTAG